Proteins encoded together in one Apis cerana isolate GH-2021 linkage group LG4, AcerK_1.0, whole genome shotgun sequence window:
- the LOC107993585 gene encoding apidermin 2 isoform X1: MKSLLILFAIVAVVAAFPEFERERRGVVAAPALAAVPLAPAVALAPKVAPAIALAPAPRLLAAPAVVAAPGPWKAW, from the exons ATGAAATCCCTG TTAATCCTCTTCGCCATCGTGGCCGTTGTGGCGGCCTTCCCCGAATTTGAAAGGGAACGCCGAGGAGTCGTCGCGGCCCCAGCTTTGGCAGCGGTGCCTCTTGCACCCGCTGTTGCTCTCGCCCCTAAAGTCGCTCCTGCTATCGCTCTCGCACCGGCTCCTAGACTTCTCGCGGCGc CAGCAGTTGTAGCCGCCCCAGGCCCGTGGAAAGCATGGTAA
- the LOC107993585 gene encoding apidermin 2 isoform X2 produces the protein MKSLLILFAIVAVVAAFPEFERERRGVVAAPALAAVPLAPAVALAPKVAPAIALAPAPRLLAAPVVAAPGPWKAW, from the exons ATGAAATCCCTG TTAATCCTCTTCGCCATCGTGGCCGTTGTGGCGGCCTTCCCCGAATTTGAAAGGGAACGCCGAGGAGTCGTCGCGGCCCCAGCTTTGGCAGCGGTGCCTCTTGCACCCGCTGTTGCTCTCGCCCCTAAAGTCGCTCCTGCTATCGCTCTCGCACCGGCTCCTAGACTTCTCGCGGCGc CAGTTGTAGCCGCCCCAGGCCCGTGGAAAGCATGGTAA
- the LOC107993595 gene encoding uncharacterized protein LOC107993595: MEYITVETGQKWISSRQWIARKIPGRIAREEKEDSSKETAMKLPLLQLVMSILLTVPADSWPYHATVGGRESTVLVGPVYGLSPVSLLPAKPEEVLGTVIRGPVTGTTLVEGSSSGPVTIVSPGTPANAPQTTPSPAQTVVSGVPEDTVLIKGASAGAVTLVAPSDNSIANNAASAVAEAKKGGGAATSAAVAIENAEESAANAAPIKETIGVASANAVIGPSTGPIIIAGPTAPPLPIPVSTSEQPVVATVVETNSDSVSVASTATANLSVSGLIRTVERTEDEPSLATDSTESTKIESSASSSSTVTTTSGSSTASATARVNLISPASTIAVGPLSNVVVSPTKASSAIVSGPLGTVSAASVSSLDRIKTPVHPL; the protein is encoded by the exons ATGGAGTATATAACTGTTGAAACCGGTCAGAAATGGATCAGTAGCCGACAGTGGATCGCAAGGAAAATTCCTGGAAGAATAgcaagggaagaaaaagaagattcgTCGAAGGAGACAGCCATGAAGTTGCCG CTTTTGCAGCTCGTGATGTCGATTCTCTTAACTGTTCCCGCCGACAGCTGGCCTTATCACGCCACGGTGGGCGGCAGAGAATCGACGGTGTTGGTAGGCCCAGTTTACGGACTGTCACCTGTCAGCCTATTGCCCGCAAAGCCGGAGGAGGTTTTGGGGACGGTCATCCGTGGCCCTGTGACGGGCACCACGCTCGTCGAGGGATCGTCCTCCGGCCCCGTGACCATCGTGTCCCCTGGAACACCCGCCAACGCACCCCAAACAACACCTTCCCCGGCGCAAA CCGTCGTCTCAGGTGTGCCGGAAGATACGGTACTCATTAAAGGAGCATCGGCTGGGGCGGTGACGTTGGTGGCCCCGTCTGACAATTCTATCGCCAATAACGCGGCGTCAGCCGTGGCCGAGGCGAAGAAAGGCGGCGGTGCAGCAACGTCAGCGGCTGTTGCAATCGAAAATGCAGAAGAATCGGCGGCCAACGCGGCGCCAATTAAGGAAACAATAGGCGTAGCGTCGGCGAACGCGGTAATAGGTCCCTCGACCGGGCCCATAATCATCGCCGGTCCAACTGCTCCCCCCCTACCGATTCCCGTTTCCACGTCCGAACAACCAGTTGTCGCCACCGTTGTCGAGACGAATTCCGATTCTGTCAGCGTGGCCTCCACCGCAACCGCCAACCTGTCAGTTTCCGGCCTGATAAGGACTGTTGAACGAACCGAGGATGAGCCCAGTCTAGCGACAG ATAGCACAGAATCGACGAAGATCGAGAGTTCGGCATCAAGCTCGAGCACCGTGACGACCACTTCCGGGAGCTCTACAGCATCCGCAACAGCGAGAGTTAATTTGATTTCACCAGCGTCTACGATCGCGGTCGGTCCCTTAAGTAACGTCGTCGTATCGCCGACGAAAGCATCGTCCGCGATAGTTTCCGGCCCCTTGGGTACCGTTTCTGCCGCAAGTGTATCTTCATTGGATCGGATCAAGACGCCTGTTCATCCATTGTAG
- the LOC107993596 gene encoding Golgi-associated RAB2B interactor protein 3-like: MKYTIVLVAALAMASASPDRERRSLGWGHNGAVVLGGVLPALAPSVAVVGPAGPAAAVVGPVAPAAAVVGPAAPAAAVVGPHAGSAVVAGPAAGPAAVVGPAAGAAVVAGPAGAVVAPAAHW; the protein is encoded by the exons ATGAAGTACACG ATCGTCCTTGTCGCTGCCTTGGCCATGGCCTCAGCCAGCCCCGATCGCGAGCGTCGCTCCCTCGGCTGGGGACACAATGGAGCAGTGGTGTTAGGTGGAGTTTTACCCGCGCTGGCTCCTTCCGTGGCGGTCGTTGGGCCTGCTGGCCCAGCTGCGGCGGTCGTAGGGCCCGTCGCACCAGCTGCGGCGGTCGTCGGCCCAGCTGCACCAGCTGCGGCTGTGGTTGGACCACACGCCGGTTCCGCCGTAGTGGCTGGGCCAGCCGCTGGCCCAGCTGCGGTCGTTGGACCCGCCGCAG GAGCAGCGGTCGTGGCTGGCCCCGCTGGAGCGGTGGTGGCGCCAGCAGCGCATTGGTAG